TAGTCACGGGCCTTCTGAAGCACCGTGAAAGCCCCGGCGGGGGTCGGTTTGCTCTCGGCGCCATAGAGGATCACGGCCGACCCGATTTCATCGCCGCCGCGGAAGACCGAGACCAGTTGCCGGCTGACGTCGACACGAACCCAGACCGGCCCGGCTGGGACCCCGCTGTCCTCCCAGACATAGTCGCCATAGCGCATGGGCTTATCCACGCGCAGCAAGCTGTGGACGGTTCGCGCCTGCCCATCGGGCAGGGGGAGCCATGGCTGCGCGGTCTCCGAAAAATGGACGCGGGCGCTATCCTCCGCGGCGGTTGCCGGAACGGGCGCCCGCGCCTGCTCGATCTCCGGCCGCGTCCGATCCTTAGGGCCGCAAGCCGCAAGGCAAAGAGCGGCGCAGGCGGCGACGAGGAGTTCAACCCGGCCAGGTCTCTGCACCATTCCTCGCCCCGCCCTAGCTTGGCCGATAGCCGAGGCGGCGGGTTCCCGAGCGCCGTATCGACCATCCGACGGCGAAAAATCCGACGAGCATGATGACCCAGGAGGCCGGCTCGGGCACCGCGCTGGGCGTCGGAGGCGACACAGGACCGCCGGGTATGACCGGGACCACGGGCAGGACAGGTTCAACCGGCACGACTGGGCCAACAGGCGGCAGCACGGGTACGACCGGGACGACGGGCACGACCGGGACGACGGGTTCGACCGGGACGACGGGTTCGACCGGGACGACTGGCACCACAGGAACGTCAGGCGTCCCCGGAAGGGTCGGCGATATCGGCCCGCCCCCGCCTGGGCCGATGTACGGGAAGCCCGGTTCGCCAACCGGAGGGCCGCCGAACAGCGGCTGGGCGCCGCCGGGCGTGAAGCCGGGCTGTGCGATACTTGCCAGCGGGCCAATATCCGAAGCCGCGGCCGCCGTCGGAGCGACAGGTTCGAGGGGGGGAATGATCGGTGGCCGCTCGCGCACCCTGCCCAGGACGCGCTGGGCTGGCGGGGCCGCGGCGGCGCCCACGGCGGTCCGGTGAGGTTTCGTGCTGAGGAGGGCGCCGGCGCCTCGCCCCCCGGGCGACCTTTTCGCCAGGAAAGAAAGCGGATCACCCACGACGGCGGCCAGAGTTCGGCTTCCGCCTCCGTCGGAGTCTCCACCGATCGCGGCGGCTGACATCCAGACGAGCACGGGAACAACCGTCACGGCCGCCCAGCCCCACCGAATTTTCATTTCAACTCCAATGCCCCCCGCGTTTGCAGGAAGCTTAGCTCTAACGCGCACGAACGGCCCCGGTTGCAGACTAAAGCGCCCGCCGTCTGGGATACATGACGGTTTGGGTCACACCCCTACCCCTTCAGTCAACAGCGGCGCCAAGCTGGCTTTCCGCCGATGGCGATCTCTGAGACCTTCTCACCATGCAGAACCGGCAGGCAGTGGGTCTGGTGATCGCCGGTGGGCGGTCCCAGCGGTTCGGCGGCGAGAAGGCCGTGGCGATGCTGGGGGGACGCTCCCTGCTCGCGCGGGCCTGCGCGCGGCTGGCGGCCGATTGCACGGTGGTGGCGGTCAACGCCCGCGGCGAGGGCGCGGCGGAGGCGGGGCGGCTCGGCGTGCCGGCGCTCGATGATCCCCCCGGCCTGGCGAGCGGTCCGCTGAGCGGTGTCCTGGCCGGACTACGATGGGCGAGGGAACGGGGGGCCAGGCTGATGATCACCCTGCCCTGCGACACGCCCCTACTGCCGGACGACCTGGTCGCGCGGCTGATCGCGGCGGCGCAGGGCCGGCGCTGCGCGGTGGCGCGGTCGCCGGATGGGTTGCAGTCGCTCTGCGCCGCCTGGAGCGTCGACCTGATCGGCGACCTGGAAGCCGCTCTGGCGGACGGCCGCCATCCGCCGGTCCACGGTTTCCTGGAGGACCACGATTGCGGTCTGGTCGACTATGCCGACGCCGCGGCCTTCCTGAACCTCAACACGCCTCAGGACCTCGCCGAGGCCGAGCGCAGGCTGGGCGCATAGGCGGCCCGGGCCTGGCCGGCGACGTCGCCGACTACCAGTAAGACAGGGCCTGATAGTGACGCATTTTCAACTTCCTGGCCCAACATCCTCAAGATCGTTGAGATGATCCGCGCCTCGGGCCGCCCGGCGTTCTCGATAGCCAGGGCCGGCGTGCCGGGCGCACGGCCCTCGGCGATCAGGCGGTCCGCGGCGGCGCGCGCGGCGTCGCGGGCCATGTAGAGGACGAGGGTGGTCTCAGTGTCGGCCAGGCCGCTCCAGCCACTCTCCACGATGGCGCCGTCCTGCACGCGGGCCGTGGTGAAGGTGACGCGACGCGCCTCGCCGCGATGGCTGAGCGGGAAGGCGAATTGGGCCGCGGCGGCGCTGGCCGCGGTGACGCCCGGCACGATTTCGACCTCGACGCCATGGGCCTCCAGAAAGGCGCGCTCCTCCCCCGAGCGGCCGAACACCGACGGGTCGCCGCCCTTCAGCCGCACCACCTCGAGCCCGCGGCGCGCCAGCCGCAGCATCAGGCGGTTGATGGTTTCCTGCCCCATGCTGGCCTTGCCCGCCCGCTTGCCGGTCTGGATGCGCACGCAGCCGGGCGGCGCCAGGGCCAGGATCTCGTCCGGCACGAGGGCGTCGTAGAGCAGCGCCTGGGCGCTCTCCACCGCGCGCAGGGCGCGGAGCGTCATCAGGTCGACGGCGCCGGGGCCGGCGCCCACCAGGCGAACCCTGCCCATTTCAAGCGGCATGACGGGCATCCTCCTTGGACGTGTTGCGCAGCAGACGAGCGAGTTCGGGCCGGCAGGACCCGCAGTTGCTCCCCGCCCCGGTGGCCGCGCCTAGGGCCGCGATCGTCTCGGCGCCCTCCGCGATCGCGGCCGTGAGCTTGTGGGTCCCGACCTTGAAACAGGCGCAGACGATCGCGCCCTCGTCGCGGGCGCCGGGCGCGCGGCCGGCCAGCAGGGCGGCGCGGTCGGCCATCGACAGCGCCTCGTCCAGGAAACGGTCGGCGATCCAGCCGCGCACCGGCAGGCCGCCCATCTCGGTGACCACCAACACCCGTTCGGGCCGGCCGTCGCGCAGGATGGCGCGACGCACCGTGCCGCGGGCCGGGTCGTCCATGGCCAGGGCCTCGCCCTCCCCTTCCGGCATCAGGGCGGCGGCGGCGGCCTGGCGCTCGTCAAGACCGCCTAGCCCCGCGAACTCGTGGACGTGGCAGCCATCATAGGGGGTGCGCCGCCACACCAGGTCTAGGCCAACGGGCGGCGCCTGCGGTTCGCGGGTCACCAGGAAACCGCGCCACGCCTCGCCGTAGGCGCTGACCCGGGCCGGGGTGTGCTTGAACTCCGGCTGGCCGGAGGTGGGATCGACGAAGGGCTCCACCAGCGGGTTGCAGCGGCCGGAGGGCGCGAAGGCGTTGGTCCAGTGCATGGGCAGGAAGATCCCGCCCGGCCGCTGGCGATCACTGAGCTTGGCGGTGACGACGGCTTGGCCCACGCGGGTCTCGATCCGCGCCAGCTCGCCATCGGCGATCCCGAAGCGAGCGGCGTCGCCGGGGTGGATCTCCACCATCGGCTCCGGCGCGTGGCGGCAGAGCTCGGGGGCCAGGCCCGTGCGGGTCATGGTGTGCCAGTGATCGCGAACCCGGCCGGTGTTGAGCGCCAGGGGATAGTCGGCGTCGGTCGGGCGAGCGGGCCCCTGCGGCTTCACCGGCTTCAGGTTGGCCCGTCCATCGGGCGTCTGGAAACCGCCCGCCGTGAACAGCCGCGCCGTCCCGCCCTGGGGCCCCACCGGCCACTGGATCGGCTTGAGCGTATCGTAGGCCGCGTCCGACAGTTCGCTCAGCGGCCCCAGGTTGAGCAGGCGCGCGCCATCGTTCTCGAAGCGGGTCAGGGCGGCGAATTCGCGGAATACGTCGCCGGGGCCGCCCCAGCCGAAGGCCTCGCCGTGACCCATGGCGGCCGCCACG
This genomic stretch from Phenylobacterium sp. LH3H17 harbors:
- a CDS encoding L,D-transpeptidase family protein; translated protein: MRYGDYVWEDSGVPAGPVWVRVDVSRQLVSVFRGGDEIGSAVILYGAESKPTPAGAFTVLQKARDYHSQTYDAPMPYMLRLTQDGVAIHGSNVREGWATHGCIGVPEAFARRLFAEMKLGDPVFIVS
- a CDS encoding PEP-CTERM sorting domain-containing protein gives rise to the protein MKIRWGWAAVTVVPVLVWMSAAAIGGDSDGGGSRTLAAVVGDPLSFLAKRSPGGRGAGALLSTKPHRTAVGAAAAPPAQRVLGRVRERPPIIPPLEPVAPTAAAASDIGPLASIAQPGFTPGGAQPLFGGPPVGEPGFPYIGPGGGGPISPTLPGTPDVPVVPVVPVEPVVPVEPVVPVVPVVPVVPVLPPVGPVVPVEPVLPVVPVIPGGPVSPPTPSAVPEPASWVIMLVGFFAVGWSIRRSGTRRLGYRPS
- a CDS encoding molybdenum cofactor guanylyltransferase — translated: MQNRQAVGLVIAGGRSQRFGGEKAVAMLGGRSLLARACARLAADCTVVAVNARGEGAAEAGRLGVPALDDPPGLASGPLSGVLAGLRWARERGARLMITLPCDTPLLPDDLVARLIAAAQGRRCAVARSPDGLQSLCAAWSVDLIGDLEAALADGRHPPVHGFLEDHDCGLVDYADAAAFLNLNTPQDLAEAERRLGA
- the cobA gene encoding uroporphyrinogen-III C-methyltransferase codes for the protein MPLEMGRVRLVGAGPGAVDLMTLRALRAVESAQALLYDALVPDEILALAPPGCVRIQTGKRAGKASMGQETINRLMLRLARRGLEVVRLKGGDPSVFGRSGEERAFLEAHGVEVEIVPGVTAASAAAAQFAFPLSHRGEARRVTFTTARVQDGAIVESGWSGLADTETTLVLYMARDAARAAADRLIAEGRAPGTPALAIENAGRPEARIISTILRMLGQEVENASLSGPVLLVVGDVAGQARAAYAPSLRSASARS